Below is a genomic region from Petrotoga sp. 9PW.55.5.1.
CTTCCTCAGGATGTCAAATTTTATCACCCTCTTCCACGCCACAAAACTTTTCCTACTATACCCACCTTTTTAGATTCATTACCTGTAAATGGATGGGAAAAGCAAGCGATAAACGGATATTGGACAAGAATAATATTACTTTCAATGTTTGGAGGAGCTTTGAACGCCCCGTTTGATACATCTAAAAAGTCTATAAAGATAAATGAAGAAGATTTTGTTGTTGCTGCACCCATAAAAGATGGCAGAAAAGGGGTATTAACTGAAGGAAAAAGAGGGATAAAACCAATCGAGAATGGTACGGTAATAGATCACATAGCGAAAGGACACTCTCCCGAAAAAATATATGAAACTATCATGAAGATAAGGAAAATTTTGATGTTTTACAATATAGATAGTGCTGATGGGATATTCAAATCGGCAGATGGAAATTATAAGGGGTACATAAGTCTTCCGGATGTTCATCTTTCAAAAAAACAAATAAAAAAGCTTTCAGCTATTTCCCCAAACACAACGGTTAATATTATCAAGAATGGAAGAGTTAAAGAAAAGTATCGAATTTCTTTACCACCTATTATATATGGTTTTGAGGAGTTAATGTGTAAAAATGAGAATTGTATAACAAACCCCAAAAACGATGAAAATGTTCATGTTTCTTTTATAAGAAACGAAGATAACCAATTGATTTGTGAGTACTGTGAAACAGCTCATACATTTGAAGAAATATGGAGTTTATAGATTATATTAGTAAGGATTAATATTTGTTTTAAGATGTTTATTATTTTATGATATAATTTTTAATAGGGTTTGATAAAATGTTTATAGGAGGAACTTTCTTTGAAAAACATAGTATTTGATTTGGGTAATGTGCTTTTCAAATTTGAACCAGATGAAATTTTAGACGGTTTGTTTAATGATTATCATACAAAAGAAAAATTAAAACAGTCTGTTTTTAAAACGACTATTTGGAGAGAACTGGATAGGGGGAGTTTATCATTATTTCAAGCAAAAAAATTATTTATAGATAAAAACCCTGATTTAAAAGACGAAATTGAAGTTCTTCTAGATAATTGGAAAAATTTTCTCCATCCTATCGATGAGAATGTGAAACTTCTTCCAGAATTAAAGAAAAACAACAGACTCTATATTTTGTCTAATTTTCATGAAGAAGCGTTCAATTATATAACTAATAAGTATTCTTTTTTTGAACTATTTGATGGGATGGTTGTATCCTACGAAGTAAAGCTTATAAAACCTGAAAGAAAAATCTATGAAATTTTATTAAGTAGATACAGTTTAGTACCCCAAGACACGATTTTTGTGGATGATACTGAAGAAAACATCAAAGCAGCCCAAGAATTAGGAATTAATGGGCTACTATATAAAAGCGAACTTTCACTGGAGGATTTGTTCAAATTGGAGAAAGTTTTGTGAAGAAAGGAGATTGAAATATGGACGATGTTTTTAATAAACATTGTGTCTTTATAACTTCGACTGGAAGAACAGGGACTCGATTTTTAGCAAAAAGCATGTCTAAAATGGTTGAGGATTGTTATGCTGTTTATGAACCAGCGAATGTCTTTATTAAAGATCTTAAAAAATGGGGAAGGGATATAAAAAGGTTTGGCTTTTATCAAATGACGGTTGGGCAATTTTTGCCTTCTAAATCCATGTGTAAATTGAGTACTCATAGAAGAAGAGGTAAAATCTCCGATGAAAAAGCGAAAGAATATATAAAGGGTCTTAGGAAGCAGATATTACAAGAAACAAAAGAGAGTTTATATGTTGAATCAAGCAACCATCTCCATGGAGTTATTGATCTTTTGGAGGAAGTTTTCCCCAATAGTAAAGTTGTTTTTATTATACGCGATCCAAGAACATGGATAAGATCTGCTTTAAGTTCTCCTGTGTATCTTCTATATAGCAAAGGCGATCTAGCGTTTTTGGAGATGAGTATGAGAGCGTATCATTTTAAAGATGATCCATATGCAAACAAATGGACTCAGATGGGGAAATTTGAAAAGTTTGCTTGGTATTATAACAAACTGAATACTTTGGTACTAAAATCTATGAAAGATAAGAAAAATTTTAAACTATATCGTTATGAAGATTTGTTTACAAGTAAAAATAAAGAAGAAAATTTTAAAGAATTACTAGAGTTTTCCACAAAATTTGATGATGGTTTCATTCGAAATTATGATTTTCAGCCTTCTTTACTCAACAAGAAAATAAATTCTAGTGCTGATAATTATAAAATACCTCATTGGAAAGAATGGGATAAAAAAATGGCAAACACACTTCAAAAACATTGTGAAGATTTGATGGAGAAATTTGGATACGGTAAGGAACCAGAATGGTTAGAAAAACTAAGTGGCAGTTACAAGGAAGAGTTTGCATAAGTTAGAATGGGTGAAGTTATGATTTCAGAAGAAAATCTAAAAAAGTTGTACATAAATGGATGCGATATAAAAAAAAATGAACCCCTTAAATATTATACTAGTTTTAGAATAGGGGGAAGTGTTCCTTTAGCATTATTTCCAAAAACGTTGAAAACTTTTTCTGAAACATTGTTTAAATTGAAAGAATATAATATCCCATACAAAATTCTTGGTCAAGGGACAAATTTAATAGTAAGTGATAGTGACTTAAAATTCAACGTTTTATGCACTAAATATTTGAATAATTTAAAAATTGAAAAGAAAGATAATCGAAGTTTAGTAATCGAAGTAGAGAGTGGAATGTCTTTATCAACGCTCTCTTTTTTAATTTCCGGATGGGGTTATTCGGGGTTGGAGTTTGCTTGTGGTATACCAGGAACGGTGGGTGGAGGAATTTATATGAACGCAGGGGCTTACGGTGGGGAAATGAAAGAAGTAGTCTTAGAAGTTGAATCTTATGATTTAAAAAATAATACGATAAGAATATTAAAGAAAGAAGATATGAAGTTTGGTTATAGAAAAAGCATTTTTCAAGAAGGAAATTTAGTTATTTTATCCGCTAAAATTCTAGTAGAAAAAGATAATCAAGAGTTTATATATAATAAAATAAAAGAGTATTCGACTCGTAGATGGGAAAAGCAACCAATAGATATGCCATCTGCGGGTAGTATATTTAAAAGGCCAAAACCAGATTTTTATGTGGGAACTACTATAGAAGAATTAGGATTAAAAGGATATGCTATTGGTGATGCTCAAATATCAACCAAACATGCTGGTTTCATAATCAACAGAGGCAACGCCTCATTTGAGGATGTGATTTCTCTAATTGAACATGTAAAAAAGATTGTTAAAGAAAGTTGCGGTGTAAGCTTAGAGGTCGAACCTCAAATTTGGCGTTAGAAGCTATTTATTTTTGCTTTTCTTCTTGGTTTTTATCTTTGCATTGGGATGTTTTTTGTTCGTTTTTTTTGATTTTTGTTCTTCTTTATCATTATAGGGAATGAAATCTACCTCAGTTCTTATTTTATCTGTTTTTACAACCATTGCCTTCATTTTATCCCCGATTCTATATGTTTTTCCTGTTCTTTCCCCTACTAAGGTGTTGTCTTTATCGTTATATATGTAATAATCACCAATTAACTCTGATATGTGAATCAAACCATTAACCATTTTTTTTGGTATTTCCACAAATAATCCAAACCGTGTTACACCCGTTATGTAAACTTCGAAAACTTCTCCTTTATGTCTTGATATGTATTCAACTTTTTTCATATCAATAAGATCCCATTCTGCCTGATCGGCTCCCCTTTCTCTCTCAGAACAGTATTTAGCTATTTGCGGTAAGAGTTCTCCGTACTTTTTTATTTCTTTTTTTGGAAGAGTACCCTGATGTTTTATGAATTCTTTTAACAATCTATGTACTATTAAATCCGGATACCTTCTTATAGGTGATGTGAAATGTGTGTAAGAAGTAGAAGCAAGACCGAAATGTCCTATATTTTCTTCTGAATACACCGCTCTTTTCATAGATCTAACTAGCATCATTTGTATATTTTTGCTTAAAGGATGATCTTTAGTTTTTTCAAGTATTTCTTGAAGCACTTTTGCATGAATATTTTGAGGAAATTTTACCTGTATTCCTAAGAGATCTAAATAATTACGTAATTGCATTAGAACATCGGGATCTGGGTATTCATGTATTCTGTAGATGAAAGGAAGACCTTGTACATCAAAATATGAGGCAACTGTTTCATTAGCCAAAACCATAAATTCTTCTATCATTTTTTCTGAAATTCCTCTTTCAACAGGGAGTATATCTTTTACGTATCCTTTTTCGTCAAATTCAAAATAGACTTCATTGCTTTCTATATCAAGGATAGAACCTCTTTCTTTTCTTTTCTGAGCAAGTATATCCATTAATTCTTTCATCATTTCAAGATCGGGTTTTAAAAATCCTATTTCTTTTTCTACTTCTTCACTACAATTGTTTGATAACAACTCATTTACTTTGTTATAAGTTAGTCTTTTTGCACTTCTTATAACACCATTATATATTCTTGAATCTACCAAATTTCCATATGGATCTATCTCCATTATCAAGGACATTGTTAATCTGTCTTCACCTTCAACTAGAGAACATATCCCGTTGGATAACTTAAAGGGTAACATTGGTATGACTATGTCAAGTAAATAAACACTTGTTCCTCGTTTATAAGCTTCTTTATCAAGAAAACTGTTATTTTTAACATAATTGGATACATCCGCTATATGTACGCCTAGTAAATAATTACCGTTTTTTAATTTTTTGATTCCAACAGCGTCGTCAAAATCTTTTGCAGTATCGCCATCTATGGTAAAAATAGTTTCCCTTCTAAAATCTTTTCTTCCCTTTAACTCTTCTTTTGAAACTTTTTCTGGAAGTTCTTCACTTTCCTTTATTACTTTTTCTGGGAAGTAATTAGGTTCTGGTAAATCATGTTTGAAAATGACAATAGGTAGATCAATAGATGGGTCATCTTTGTTTCCTATTATTTCTACTATCTCAACTTCTGGATTCTTTGTTGGTGATTGGTATCTTGTTATTTTTCCTTTCACTATTTGACCATTTTTTGCTTGACCAATATTTTCAGGAGCAACATAGAAATCGGTATTTATTTTTCCATCTATAGGAATGAGGAATCCAAAAATGCCTTTTCTAACAAATTCACCTACAACATATTTTAACCCTCTTTTTAATATTTTAACAACTTTTCCCTCTTTTAGATCTCGCCATTTTCCTATTATTTCAACCAAAACAAGGTCTTTATGTAAGCTTATTCCCGAATTTTCTACTTTTATGGCTACTTCACTTCCATCTTGACATTCTACAAAAGCCATATTTCCACTTTTTGTGAATTCGATGGTCCCTATTGCCATATTTTCATCTAAATTTCTAAATCTATTGTTGGAATCTTTGAATATTTTCCCTTGTTCTTGCAAACTTTTTAATGCTTTTTGTATCATTGTTTTTTGTTGTTTGGTATATGAATTAAATTCTTCATATATTTCTTTTTGCAACATCGGTTTTTTGTCTACTTTTCCTAATATTTCTTTTTTTAAAGTTACATCTTCCATTTTAATGCCTCCAATAATTCTTTTGATATTTAAACGTTTGAGTATCTTTCATCAACAGGATAAAAGGTAGCAAGTTTAGGGTTGAAAGTTAATTTTATCGTTCCAACCGGTCCATTTCTTTGTTTTCCTACTATTAATTCCGCTTCATGGGGCTCGTTTAAAATATTTTGGCCGTTATCTTCTTTTTTTCTTTTGTAGTAAGAATCTCTGTATAAAAACATAACAAGGTCTGCGTCTTGTTCAATGGCTCCTGATTCTCTAAGGTCGCTTAGTCTTGGTCTTTTATCTTCTCTCTGCTCAACTGCACGAGATAGTTGAGATAAAGCTACAACGGTTATATCTAACTCTCTTGCTAACAATTTCAAAGATCTTGATATCTCAGTGATTTCTTGTTGTCTACTTTCATAATTTTTCGATCTTGAAGACATCAGTTGTAAGTAATCGATAAAAATCGCTTCAATTCCGTATTCTCTCTTCATTCTTCTAGCTTTTGCTCTTAGCATTCGGGGAGATAAATCTGGCTCATCATCGAAAATTAGACGTGACTTTGATAATTCTCCCGCTTTTTGAACGAGTATTTCCCATTCTTCATCAGAAATCTGACCCGTTCGTACTTTGTGTAAATCAACACTTGCTTCAGAACATAATATTCTATTAGCTAACTGTTCTTTCGACATTTCTAGACTAAATATAGCGACTGCAACATTATCTTTTAGAGCCATTTTAGTTGCAATATTTGCTGCAAAAGATGTTTTACCCATAGAAGGTCTTGCAGCTATAATAATTAGTTCAGATCTATGAAATCCCGAAGTCATTTTATCTAAAGAATAATATCCAGTAGAAAGACCGGTGACAAGATCAGTTTCACCTCTTTGTGCTCTGTTTTTCAATTCCTCTATCTCTTCAAAGACATCATGCATTATATTTGACAAAAGATCGTAAGTCCTTGTGGCCCTTGCTTCTGCTATAGAAAAGATCCTTTTTTCTGCGTACTCTAGAACTTCCTGAGCATCTCCAATGTTTCTTATAGCATCTACTATTTCAGAAGAAGCATTAATCAAAGCTCTTAGTAAAGCTTTTTCTTTTACAATTTGAGTATAATACATAACGTTAGCTGTTGTTGGAACCACTTGGGCTAAATATATTAGAGTATCTTCGTCGCCAATTTTTTTTAGCAGGCCAGTTTCTCTTAATTTTTCTATAACAGAAACGGTATCGACAGGATCTCCCTTATCAAAAAGTTCCTCCATAATCTTGAAAATTATTTTATTTGATTCATAATAAAAATCTTCCCACCGAATTTCTTCTATAACATCTGGTAATATGGAAGGATCCAAAAAAATACTGCCTATAACAGATTCTTCTGCTTCTTTGCTGTTGGGTGGGGTAAAAGAAGAGATTTCCACTTTCTACACCTCGATTTAAACCAATAAACTTAATAAATAAGATAAAACAAAAATACCAATACTTAGCAATAAACCTATTAATCCTTTTTTATCCATTTTTTTCACATCTTCGTCAGTACTTTTACTGCCATATCTTATCTTTTTGGTGGATCTCCATAAAAATACTGTTGAAATGATAAAAATAACAATCGCAATCACAAAAAGAGTGTTAATAAAAGCAAACATTTATAAGATCACCTTTTCTATGTAGGAACTTGTAAAGGCTTTTAAAACAGAACCATAACCCAATCTAAATCTCATCTTATCTCCTATTTTGAATATTTTCTTACTTTCTGTAATATCAACTATGGTGTGATCACTACTTGCATGAAGTATTTCAATTCCTTGGTCTAGTGGATAAATACTTTGCGGGGAAATGTCTTGTTCGCCAACAGCCAAAATAGCCTTCAATCTTTTCCCCTTATCTTCAAACTTCGGTTTTCTCCCAAATGCATCGTATCCAATGTTCCCAAAAGGAACGGAAGGCTTTTCTTTCAATTCAACAATCTCTGATTCTAATATAATAGTATCTTGTTTTGTTCCTGGTACTACTCTATTATTGGTAGCGTCTGTACCGCAGATTATCGATTCGCCTAATCTGAATTGATTTATTCCGGATGGTAAAATTCCTTTTTCTATTAAAGGAAGAGCTGCGGTGTTTCC
It encodes:
- a CDS encoding HAD family phosphatase, whose translation is MKNIVFDLGNVLFKFEPDEILDGLFNDYHTKEKLKQSVFKTTIWRELDRGSLSLFQAKKLFIDKNPDLKDEIEVLLDNWKNFLHPIDENVKLLPELKKNNRLYILSNFHEEAFNYITNKYSFFELFDGMVVSYEVKLIKPERKIYEILLSRYSLVPQDTIFVDDTEENIKAAQELGINGLLYKSELSLEDLFKLEKVL
- a CDS encoding sulfotransferase, giving the protein MDDVFNKHCVFITSTGRTGTRFLAKSMSKMVEDCYAVYEPANVFIKDLKKWGRDIKRFGFYQMTVGQFLPSKSMCKLSTHRRRGKISDEKAKEYIKGLRKQILQETKESLYVESSNHLHGVIDLLEEVFPNSKVVFIIRDPRTWIRSALSSPVYLLYSKGDLAFLEMSMRAYHFKDDPYANKWTQMGKFEKFAWYYNKLNTLVLKSMKDKKNFKLYRYEDLFTSKNKEENFKELLEFSTKFDDGFIRNYDFQPSLLNKKINSSADNYKIPHWKEWDKKMANTLQKHCEDLMEKFGYGKEPEWLEKLSGSYKEEFA
- the murB gene encoding UDP-N-acetylmuramate dehydrogenase, producing MGEVMISEENLKKLYINGCDIKKNEPLKYYTSFRIGGSVPLALFPKTLKTFSETLFKLKEYNIPYKILGQGTNLIVSDSDLKFNVLCTKYLNNLKIEKKDNRSLVIEVESGMSLSTLSFLISGWGYSGLEFACGIPGTVGGGIYMNAGAYGGEMKEVVLEVESYDLKNNTIRILKKEDMKFGYRKSIFQEGNLVILSAKILVEKDNQEFIYNKIKEYSTRRWEKQPIDMPSAGSIFKRPKPDFYVGTTIEELGLKGYAIGDAQISTKHAGFIINRGNASFEDVISLIEHVKKIVKESCGVSLEVEPQIWR
- the rnr gene encoding ribonuclease R; translation: MGGIKMEDVTLKKEILGKVDKKPMLQKEIYEEFNSYTKQQKTMIQKALKSLQEQGKIFKDSNNRFRNLDENMAIGTIEFTKSGNMAFVECQDGSEVAIKVENSGISLHKDLVLVEIIGKWRDLKEGKVVKILKRGLKYVVGEFVRKGIFGFLIPIDGKINTDFYVAPENIGQAKNGQIVKGKITRYQSPTKNPEVEIVEIIGNKDDPSIDLPIVIFKHDLPEPNYFPEKVIKESEELPEKVSKEELKGRKDFRRETIFTIDGDTAKDFDDAVGIKKLKNGNYLLGVHIADVSNYVKNNSFLDKEAYKRGTSVYLLDIVIPMLPFKLSNGICSLVEGEDRLTMSLIMEIDPYGNLVDSRIYNGVIRSAKRLTYNKVNELLSNNCSEEVEKEIGFLKPDLEMMKELMDILAQKRKERGSILDIESNEVYFEFDEKGYVKDILPVERGISEKMIEEFMVLANETVASYFDVQGLPFIYRIHEYPDPDVLMQLRNYLDLLGIQVKFPQNIHAKVLQEILEKTKDHPLSKNIQMMLVRSMKRAVYSEENIGHFGLASTSYTHFTSPIRRYPDLIVHRLLKEFIKHQGTLPKKEIKKYGELLPQIAKYCSERERGADQAEWDLIDMKKVEYISRHKGEVFEVYITGVTRFGLFVEIPKKMVNGLIHISELIGDYYIYNDKDNTLVGERTGKTYRIGDKMKAMVVKTDKIRTEVDFIPYNDKEEQKSKKTNKKHPNAKIKTKKKSKNK
- the dnaB gene encoding replicative DNA helicase, which translates into the protein MEISSFTPPNSKEAEESVIGSIFLDPSILPDVIEEIRWEDFYYESNKIIFKIMEELFDKGDPVDTVSVIEKLRETGLLKKIGDEDTLIYLAQVVPTTANVMYYTQIVKEKALLRALINASSEIVDAIRNIGDAQEVLEYAEKRIFSIAEARATRTYDLLSNIMHDVFEEIEELKNRAQRGETDLVTGLSTGYYSLDKMTSGFHRSELIIIAARPSMGKTSFAANIATKMALKDNVAVAIFSLEMSKEQLANRILCSEASVDLHKVRTGQISDEEWEILVQKAGELSKSRLIFDDEPDLSPRMLRAKARRMKREYGIEAIFIDYLQLMSSRSKNYESRQQEITEISRSLKLLARELDITVVALSQLSRAVEQREDKRPRLSDLRESGAIEQDADLVMFLYRDSYYKRKKEDNGQNILNEPHEAELIVGKQRNGPVGTIKLTFNPKLATFYPVDERYSNV